The Flavobacteriales bacterium genome includes a window with the following:
- a CDS encoding TAT-variant-translocated molybdopterin oxidoreductase: MTKQKKYWKGLAELANDPVIDKLKENEFVEDIPVDDFLGDDKNLSETSTSRRDFLKFLGFSTAAATLAACETPVIKSIPYVVKPEEITPGVANWYASTFYDGNDFANVLVKTREGRPIFIKPNDLTSATPNARVISSVLSLYDSNRLKGAMKNGESISWSDADTDIIERLSNVDGDVVILTNTIISPTTQTIIDAFADKYSAKHIQYDAISYQGMLDANNASFGQRALPTYHLEKADVLVSFGADFLGSWLNTSFEKQYIANRNPKSGKMSRHFQIETNMSLSGSNADVRIPVKPSEKLTLLQNLYDALNGNASANDKIKDIVSELSSAKGKSLVICDSNDKAVQIMVNAINDKLGNYGKTIDLSQPSLLKAGDDNAVAQLVQDMNDGKVGALIINGVNPSYTLANADDFNAGLKKVSLTVSTALSMDETSTNVEYVCPDRHYLESWGDAKATPNQVAFTQPTIQPLFDSRQIQESLLTWSGDDTEYYTYLKNYWRSKVSWSSSLHDGLAEVSATPLSTSSFSASVTAVAAEGKGLELALYQSNSLGDGSQSNNPWLQELPDPITRSCWDNYLTISATTARENGLSNWNISDGALNGDMVRLTVGDVVLENVPVLIQPGQAIGTLGLALGYGRTASGKVGNGVGVNAYPLAINNSYTSSDVKIEKVEGEHGFASVQLHHTMMGRDLIKEASLTDYIADPKAGNPDLLFDTHKGKLFADEVSLWKEHDHETGHFWNLSIDLTSCIGCNACVVACHSENNVPVVGKEEVRKSRDMHWLRIDRYFSSDMTKEIAEEEGIGAVSKYKAMEIPSENPDVAFQPVMCQHCNHAPCETVCPVAATSHSAEGQNHMAYNRCVGTRYCANNCPYKVRRFNWFNYAENDAFDYNMNDDLGKMVLNPDVTVRIRGVMEKCSMCVQMIQKTKLDAKRDGRKVLDKDAQTACSIACPTNALVFGDVNDESSEVKQLKSDERRYFLLEAINTAPSVFYQTKIRNRKA, translated from the coding sequence ATGACTAAGCAAAAAAAATACTGGAAGGGATTAGCGGAATTAGCTAACGACCCAGTTATCGATAAACTAAAAGAGAATGAATTTGTAGAAGACATTCCTGTTGATGATTTTTTGGGGGATGATAAAAACCTTTCAGAAACAAGCACTTCTAGAAGAGACTTCCTAAAGTTTTTAGGTTTCAGTACAGCTGCTGCAACTCTAGCTGCCTGTGAGACACCTGTTATAAAATCAATACCTTACGTTGTTAAACCTGAGGAAATTACACCAGGAGTTGCCAATTGGTATGCGTCTACTTTTTATGATGGTAATGATTTTGCTAACGTTTTAGTTAAAACACGTGAGGGAAGACCAATCTTTATCAAGCCCAATGATTTAACTTCTGCAACCCCAAATGCAAGAGTTATATCTTCTGTTTTATCTCTTTACGATTCTAATCGTCTAAAAGGCGCTATGAAAAACGGCGAATCTATTTCATGGTCTGATGCAGATACAGATATTATCGAAAGGCTATCTAATGTAGATGGCGATGTTGTGATATTAACTAATACTATTATTAGTCCAACGACACAAACTATTATTGATGCATTTGCAGATAAATATTCTGCTAAGCATATTCAATATGATGCGATTTCTTATCAAGGAATGCTTGATGCCAACAATGCGTCTTTTGGACAGAGAGCACTTCCAACATATCACTTAGAAAAAGCAGATGTTCTTGTTTCTTTCGGTGCTGACTTTTTAGGAAGCTGGTTGAACACTTCTTTTGAAAAGCAATACATCGCTAATAGAAACCCTAAGTCTGGTAAAATGTCTCGTCATTTCCAGATTGAAACAAATATGTCTTTATCAGGTTCAAATGCGGATGTAAGAATCCCCGTAAAACCTTCTGAGAAACTTACATTATTACAAAACCTTTATGACGCTTTAAATGGCAATGCTTCAGCAAATGATAAGATTAAGGATATCGTTTCAGAATTGTCATCTGCTAAAGGCAAGTCTTTAGTAATTTGCGATAGTAACGATAAGGCCGTTCAAATTATGGTTAATGCCATAAACGATAAGCTTGGTAATTATGGTAAAACTATAGATTTAAGTCAGCCATCTCTGTTGAAAGCTGGTGATGACAATGCTGTTGCTCAACTTGTTCAAGATATGAACGATGGTAAAGTAGGAGCTCTAATTATCAATGGTGTTAATCCTTCATACACATTAGCTAATGCTGATGATTTCAATGCTGGATTGAAAAAAGTTTCTTTAACGGTTTCAACAGCACTAAGTATGGACGAAACGTCTACTAATGTAGAATATGTTTGTCCTGACCGTCATTATTTAGAGAGTTGGGGTGATGCTAAAGCAACACCAAATCAAGTAGCATTTACTCAACCTACTATTCAACCTTTATTTGACAGTCGTCAGATACAGGAGTCTTTACTAACATGGAGTGGTGACGATACAGAATATTACACCTATTTGAAAAATTATTGGAGAAGTAAAGTGTCATGGTCCTCATCATTACACGATGGTTTAGCGGAAGTGTCAGCTACTCCACTTTCAACATCTTCTTTTTCTGCTAGTGTAACGGCTGTAGCTGCTGAAGGAAAAGGATTAGAGTTAGCCTTATATCAATCTAATTCTTTGGGTGATGGCTCACAATCAAATAATCCTTGGTTGCAAGAATTGCCTGACCCAATTACTAGATCTTGTTGGGATAACTATTTAACTATATCGGCTACTACTGCTCGTGAAAATGGGCTTAGCAATTGGAACATTTCTGACGGTGCTCTCAATGGTGATATGGTAAGATTAACTGTCGGAGATGTTGTATTAGAAAATGTGCCAGTACTTATTCAGCCTGGTCAAGCTATAGGAACTCTTGGTTTAGCTTTAGGTTATGGTCGTACAGCTTCTGGTAAAGTTGGCAATGGAGTAGGGGTAAACGCTTATCCATTAGCAATTAATAATAGCTATACTTCATCCGATGTTAAAATCGAAAAAGTTGAAGGTGAGCATGGTTTTGCCTCTGTCCAGTTACATCATACTATGATGGGTAGAGATTTAATTAAAGAAGCGTCACTTACAGACTACATAGCAGATCCTAAAGCAGGTAATCCTGATTTATTATTTGACACTCATAAAGGTAAATTGTTTGCCGATGAGGTAAGTTTATGGAAAGAGCACGACCACGAGACAGGCCATTTTTGGAACCTATCCATTGATTTAACATCTTGTATCGGTTGTAATGCTTGCGTTGTCGCTTGTCATTCAGAAAACAACGTTCCTGTTGTTGGAAAAGAAGAGGTAAGAAAAAGTAGAGATATGCATTGGTTGCGTATCGACAGATATTTCTCTAGTGATATGACTAAAGAAATTGCTGAAGAAGAAGGCATTGGAGCAGTATCTAAGTATAAAGCCATGGAGATACCATCAGAAAATCCTGATGTAGCATTTCAACCGGTAATGTGTCAGCACTGTAACCACGCACCATGCGAAACGGTTTGTCCAGTAGCAGCAACGTCTCATAGTGCAGAAGGACAAAATCATATGGCATATAACCGTTGTGTAGGTACACGTTATTGTGCTAACAACTGTCCTTACAAAGTACGTCGTTTCAACTGGTTCAACTATGCTGAAAATGATGCTTTCGATTACAATATGAATGACGATTTAGGCAAGATGGTATTGAACCCTGATGTTACTGTACGTATCCGTGGTGTAATGGAGAAATGTAGTATGTGTGTTCAGATGATTCAAAAAACTAAACTTGATGCTAAACGTGATGGCAGAAAGGTATTGGATAAAGATGCACAAACGGCTTGTTCAATAGCTTGTCCTACTAATGCACTGGTATTTGGTGATGTAAACGATGAGTCAAGTGAAGTTAAACAATTGAAATCAGATGAAAGACGATATTTCTTGCTTGAAGCAATAAATACTGCGCCATCTGTATTTTATCAAACTAAGATTAGAAATAGAAAAGCTTAA
- a CDS encoding DUF3341 domain-containing protein, with product MSKKVIYGIFDDEEVLLNSVKEVRSKDISIKEVYSPFPIHGLDHALGLERTRLAIAAFIYGAIGCGLAIWMTYYIMILDWPQNIGGKPSFAYYLNMPAFVPIIFEMTVLFSAHLMVITYLFKCKLFPGQESASPDPRTTDDKFLMEIESDDDKTISTLLKKTGATEINVKEIA from the coding sequence ATGAGTAAAAAAGTCATTTACGGAATATTTGATGATGAAGAGGTACTACTTAACAGTGTTAAGGAAGTCCGTTCAAAAGATATTTCTATTAAAGAAGTGTATTCTCCATTTCCTATACACGGATTAGACCATGCCTTAGGTTTGGAAAGAACCCGCTTGGCAATTGCAGCCTTTATATACGGCGCCATAGGTTGTGGTTTAGCAATATGGATGACCTATTATATAATGATATTAGATTGGCCACAAAACATAGGGGGTAAGCCTAGTTTTGCTTACTACTTGAATATGCCAGCCTTTGTGCCCATTATATTTGAGATGACTGTATTGTTCTCAGCTCACCTTATGGTTATAACCTATCTTTTCAAATGTAAATTATTTCCTGGTCAAGAATCTGCTAGTCCAGATCCAAGAACAACTGATGATAAATTTCTTATGGAAATAGAGTCTGATGATGACAAGACAATAAGCACACTTTTGAAAAAAACGGGTGCTACTGAAATTAACGTTAAAGAAATTGCCTAA
- a CDS encoding cytochrome c has translation MKKVYNNILLVAIPFLALSLLSSCSNNEVGKPGYEFMPDMYRSPSLEIYSSNTFFKDSLNARQPVAGTMPRGFVAFEYDNTLEDYLLAGKELKNPFENTDENVEKGKQLYQMFCAHCHGKNGDGKGSVTHPVYGAIPSYADDVMIRRTGENMNDLAAGNIYHAIYHGLNAMGPHNTQVNDTERWLITMYVQELQKGN, from the coding sequence ATGAAAAAAGTATATAACAATATCCTTCTAGTTGCGATACCTTTTTTAGCATTATCGTTACTGTCTTCTTGTTCAAACAATGAGGTTGGAAAACCCGGTTATGAGTTTATGCCAGATATGTATCGTTCGCCATCTTTAGAAATTTATTCTTCGAATACATTTTTCAAAGATAGTTTGAATGCACGACAACCTGTTGCAGGTACTATGCCTAGAGGCTTTGTCGCTTTCGAATACGATAACACCTTAGAAGATTATTTATTAGCAGGTAAGGAGTTGAAAAATCCTTTTGAAAATACAGATGAAAATGTAGAAAAAGGAAAACAACTTTATCAAATGTTTTGTGCTCATTGTCACGGTAAAAATGGTGATGGTAAAGGAAGCGTAACACACCCTGTTTATGGAGCTATACCTTCCTATGCTGATGATGTTATGATTCGTAGAACAGGTGAAAACATGAATGACTTAGCAGCAGGTAATATTTACCATGCTATTTATCATGGACTTAATGCAATGGGTCCTCATAATACTCAAGTCAATGACACTGAACGTTGGTTGATTACAATGTACGTTCAAGAATTACAAAAAGGAAACTAA
- a CDS encoding quinol:cytochrome C oxidoreductase: MYTVTKNTKLISYVLMAIGLVAIVFGFTNDAHRAWPSLMVNNYFFLGISAFAIFFVALQYVSEAAWAIPFKRVAEGITSYFLVGGIIMLFIIIAGKLHWNHIWHWMADGIMDPNDEHYDAIIAGKEGYLNFPFFFIRAAAYIFGWWYAAKRLIALSRREDTEGGLSSYKASITLSAIFIVFFGYTSSMMAWDWIMSIDTHWFSTLFGWFVFSSMGVTGFTMIAMVAIVLKRKGYLEQVNENHIHDLGKWIFAFSILWTYMWFSQFMLIWYSNIPEEVTYYMARWENYNALFWITSVINFIFPLLILMSRDSKRNFGYIMTVGVIVLIGHWCNVFLMIEPGVMKDHWHIGFTEIGMFAGFLGLFLFIVNRALTKAPLFVKNHPFADESIHHHI, encoded by the coding sequence ATGTACACAGTAACAAAAAACACCAAGTTAATTTCTTACGTTTTAATGGCAATAGGACTAGTCGCTATTGTATTCGGATTTACTAATGATGCACATCGTGCATGGCCAAGTTTGATGGTAAACAATTATTTTTTCTTGGGCATATCAGCATTTGCTATATTCTTTGTTGCTCTTCAGTATGTTTCTGAGGCAGCATGGGCTATTCCTTTCAAGCGTGTAGCTGAAGGTATCACTTCCTATTTTTTAGTTGGGGGTATTATTATGCTATTCATCATTATAGCAGGAAAATTACATTGGAATCACATTTGGCACTGGATGGCTGATGGTATTATGGATCCTAATGACGAGCATTACGATGCTATCATTGCAGGTAAAGAGGGTTATTTAAATTTCCCTTTCTTCTTCATTCGTGCTGCTGCCTATATCTTTGGATGGTGGTATGCTGCTAAGCGTTTAATTGCTCTTTCAAGAAGAGAAGATACTGAAGGCGGTTTGAGTAGTTATAAAGCAAGTATAACATTATCGGCAATCTTTATTGTGTTCTTTGGTTATACATCGTCTATGATGGCATGGGACTGGATAATGTCTATTGATACTCACTGGTTCAGTACTCTATTTGGTTGGTTTGTATTCTCATCAATGGGTGTTACAGGTTTTACTATGATTGCTATGGTTGCAATTGTACTAAAGCGTAAAGGATATTTGGAGCAGGTTAATGAAAATCACATTCACGATTTAGGAAAATGGATTTTTGCTTTTAGTATACTATGGACTTATATGTGGTTCTCACAATTTATGCTTATCTGGTATTCTAATATACCTGAAGAAGTAACGTATTATATGGCACGTTGGGAAAATTACAACGCACTATTTTGGATTACTTCTGTCATTAACTTCATCTTCCCACTACTTATTTTGATGAGTAGAGATAGCAAGAGAAACTTTGGATATATCATGACGGTAGGTGTTATTGTTCTTATAGGACACTGGTGCAATGTGTTTTTAATGATTGAGCCAGGTGTTATGAAAGATCATTGGCACATTGGGTTTACTGAAATAGGAATGTTTGCAGGTTTCCTAGGGTTATTTTTGTTCATCGTAAACAGAGCGCTAACA